In a genomic window of Gemmatimonas sp.:
- a CDS encoding type II toxin-antitoxin system ParD family antitoxin codes for MNVSLTPELERLVEGKVKEGLYSTASEVVREALRCMRERDEERLVKLEAIRQAVAVGLAQVDEGQGVPGPQAFARIRNSVRQADI; via the coding sequence ATGAATGTGTCGCTGACCCCCGAACTGGAGAGGCTCGTTGAAGGCAAGGTCAAGGAAGGCCTCTACAGTACGGCGAGCGAGGTGGTCCGCGAGGCGTTGCGTTGCATGCGTGAGCGCGACGAAGAACGCTTGGTCAAGTTGGAGGCGATCCGGCAAGCGGTCGCGGTCGGCCTCGCGCAGGTGGACGAAGGCCAGGGCGTGCCTGGGCCGCAGGCGTTTGCGCGCATCCGGAATAGCGTACGACAGGCGGATATCTAG